One stretch of Variovorax sp. 54 DNA includes these proteins:
- the murB gene encoding UDP-N-acetylmuramate dehydrogenase — translation MIVESNVPLQPYNSFGIVARAQHLARIASEADLVALHADPAWRNEPRFVLGGGSNIVLTGDVKPLVLKVEIKGRRLVEETPRAWIVEAGAGETWHDTVEWMVRSGYPGLENLALIPGTVGGAPVQNIGAYGVELQDRFDSLDAFDLETGRAFTLDAAQCAFGYRDSVFKHVRSGPNDFGLAGRAVITRVRFRLPKPWKPVVGYLDLERKMEETANFTPSAVDIFEWICAIRRAKLPDWRVLGNAGSFFKNPTVTPEQCADIIARDPKIVHYPMDDGSIKLAAGWLIDACGWKGKSVGNAGVYERQALVLVNRGGSANPVTGGEVMTLAKAIQTSVYERFGIRLEPEPVVV, via the coding sequence ATGATCGTGGAGTCCAATGTCCCGCTGCAGCCCTACAACAGCTTCGGCATCGTCGCGCGTGCGCAGCACCTGGCGCGCATCGCCAGCGAGGCCGACCTGGTCGCGCTGCACGCCGACCCCGCCTGGCGCAACGAACCCCGTTTCGTGCTCGGCGGCGGCAGCAACATCGTGCTCACGGGCGATGTCAAGCCGCTGGTGCTGAAGGTCGAGATCAAAGGCCGGCGGCTGGTCGAAGAGACGCCGCGCGCCTGGATCGTGGAGGCCGGCGCCGGCGAAACCTGGCACGACACCGTCGAATGGATGGTGCGCAGCGGCTACCCGGGGCTCGAAAACCTGGCGCTCATCCCAGGCACCGTGGGCGGCGCGCCCGTGCAGAACATCGGCGCCTACGGCGTCGAGCTGCAGGACCGCTTCGACTCGCTCGACGCCTTCGACCTCGAAACCGGCCGCGCCTTCACGCTCGATGCGGCGCAGTGCGCCTTCGGCTACCGCGATTCGGTCTTCAAGCACGTGCGCAGCGGCCCGAACGACTTCGGCCTGGCGGGCCGCGCGGTCATCACGCGGGTGCGCTTTCGGCTGCCGAAGCCGTGGAAGCCGGTGGTCGGCTACCTCGACCTCGAACGCAAGATGGAAGAAACCGCCAACTTCACGCCCAGCGCGGTCGACATCTTCGAGTGGATCTGCGCGATCCGCCGCGCCAAGCTGCCCGACTGGCGCGTGCTGGGCAACGCCGGCAGCTTTTTCAAGAACCCGACGGTGACGCCCGAGCAGTGCGCCGACATCATCGCGCGCGACCCCAAGATCGTGCATTACCCGATGGACGACGGCAGCATCAAGCTCGCGGCCGGCTGGCTCATCGACGCCTGCGGCTGGAAGGGCAAATCGGTCGGCAACGCCGGCGTCTACGAAAGGCAGGCGCTGGTGCTGGTCAACCGGGGCGGCTCGGCCAACCCGGTGACGGGCGGCGAGGTGATGACGCTGGCCAAGGCGATCCAGACCAGCGTATACGAGCGCTTCGGCATCCGGCTGGAGCCGGAACCCGTGGTGGTCTGA